Part of the Arachis hypogaea cultivar Tifrunner chromosome 6, arahy.Tifrunner.gnm2.J5K5, whole genome shotgun sequence genome, tgtatgATGATTTTATAGTTCTATTTGTATTCTATAGTTTATACTCAttttaatatggtgtattttAGGTGTATTTTCTAGCCCCTCTATGATATTGATGAGCAGTTTGTTCTCCAAATATAAGTGTTTTTTtcatacaagtctttacaagtcttctcctccttttattgttttgaatccaatcaagtggctgagggtgcggttcaattcagaagaaaaaatgtaacattagaggaaatatttttctgtacaaaatgctatttgtatactaaaattagctaccaatgtatttgtgtataaatacatgtgtggtttaatttattttcaatgtatatttgtattccagtatgtattttatactggtgactaattttagtatacacatagcataactcatttctgtatttgcagcaaatttgggggTAAAACAAAGATATTTggatgtaacacgaagatattttggtgtattttaagaaattttgggtgtatttttattctgataagttctgcataatttagaactctttctcttcctcctcatcatcttttgctgcttctttttttttttttcattatcaccatcttcttcttctttttctcttattcatcttttcctttttgttttaccttctcaagtttctttttgttttacactcttaacaagaataaaaacaaaaaaaatcaaacaaaaaaaaaagaaatacataatactccaaaattacttgaaaaaatatgaacttacattcatttaactaaaagaaagaaagaaataaggaaaaataagaaaaaaaaatacagtgttagaagaaacatttttcttacaaaaatgctatttatacactaaaatcatctactaaaatcagccactaatgtatttgtgtataaatacatgtgtggtttaatttatttttaatgtatatttgtattacagtatgtattttatactcgTGGCTggctttggtggctgattttagtgtacacgtagcataactcatttctgtatttgAAGTAAATTTGGGTGcaaaacgaagatatttgggtgtaacacgaagatatttgagtgtaaaatgaaaatatttgggtgtatcgttattctgataagttctgcataattcataacacttctccttcctcctcctcatcttctgctggttcttttttttcatcattatcaccatcatcttcttttttttttcttattcatctttttctttttgttttacattctcaagtttcttattgttttactcttttaacaaagaataaaaacaaaaaaatcaaacaaagaagaagaaaaaacacataatgctggaaaattacttgaaagaggatgaacttacattcatttaactaaaagaaagaaagaaataaagaaaagaagaagaagaaaaaaatacagcttTAGAGGAAGCATTTCTctgtacaaaaatgctatttgtacactaaaatcagccactaaaatcatccaccaatgtatttatgtataaatacatgtgtagtttaatttattttcaatgtatatgtgTATtctagtatgtattttatactggtggctgactttgatagttgattttagtgtacacgtagtaTAACTCATTTCTATATTTGCAGTAAATTTtggtgtaaaacgaagatatttgggtgtattgttattctgataagttctgcataattcagaactcttcctcttcctcctcctcatcttcgactgtttcttctcttctttttcaacttcttatttcatattctcataattctttttgtgagaaaaaaatcaaacaaagaaaaaaatacataatgttgcaaaatcaaaagaagaaggaggagaaacacgacgatgaagataaaacacgcgaagaaaaaaggaggaaagactaaaagaaaaaggagaagaagaaggaagaagaggaggaggaggaggaggagaaacgcgAAGAAAAAATGACAGTTATGGTTTTcactgaggaagaagaagaagagtcgtttatAATGGTGAATGAGCGCTTTAGAAACGTGATGTGCATGTTAACACGTTTTTGTGGGTGAGTGTAGCTCGTGGTGGGTTTgccccaacttgtaagacttgtaagtcaaaaagacttgtatgtgtagcataactgttactaaatatatattttttagagtaaagtgtattttttgtctctaaagtttgacaaaagttttaaaaatattcctaaattttattttgttttaattttgtctcaaaaattttcgatttgcatcaaatatatcattGACGgctaattattcaaaaaatttaagatcaattcaacaataatttcataagaacaaccctcaacaaatcaagcatatttttcatgcattattacTAGATTGGtcttacattttttaaaaatttaatcgtcaaaagtatatttgatgcaaattgaaaacttttggaataaaattgaaataaactaaaatttaggggcattttaaaattttttgccaaacttcaaaaacaaaatatactttatcctatttaaaaaaaaagtttaagatATTTGATAATGTATTTTTGCAagcataattagaaaaataaaatatttatattttaaaacttgataattttatgattttttttaaatgtcaaaagtattttttttaaaaaaaataaactaaaatttagaaattgaattttgtttttttttcatgtACTTTTTAAATATATTCAAATATTCTCTATAAAATTTCGAACTAAATATCCAAACAGTTTGTCAGACACATTACACATAAGTCAtttgctatttttttaaaaaaattgtattttcttgttattgttattgcattttaaaatattctaaaggtatttttattattattaaagttagAAAATAGTCCTGACAATGATTTAATAATGATTTAATAATTAGATGACATTTTTGGTAGTTTATCGAATATTAATTATctatttcatttgttttcaaGTCTGATAAgtgaaagaaggaaaaaaaatcagAGCTGAAAGaatttctgaaaataaaaaataaaaatgaaaaaagtacATTCTGTCTCTTGATTTTCTATCCGCACATTTCAGAGAAGCACAAGAGAGGTTGGCGTGTATAAATGTTGGCCACATCAATTGCAGTTGAATTAATGGGTTCCTTCTTTGATATTTGCCTGCGATTATTAGTGAGAAATCctgttttagtttagtttctctaaaaaaaattttacaaagaaaaataaatctttttcttttggttacatttattaaactcaatattttttataataaaaatttagatataattaactaaaaaattgaatatcgttaaataatttaataaatttaattaaattattaattaataatttttaattataaatttataactgAGTTTCTGTCATATTctataagttaattttttaatcacgTTATAATAGCTCACCCTTTTGCATACGTCTAATCTAGACCCCTCTTTTCTAGTATTAAAAGAtgtaagaaaaatatataaatttgaactattttttatataaactatattacgtatatattaaaattaattattaaaatttattattaatataaaggatatatttaaatataaatatacgttaaaaataaattaaattatatatatatttaaatataaatatattaataactaattttaattattaattttaatatacgaaTAACATTTTTGTTGCGATATATTCCCATGAAAGCCCACTTATTTACGGTAATGCGTCATAATTTATGTGGGGCTGATACGCAGTTCTTGTAGTGGATTAATGGTTTATGATATTCTTATATCTCAGTTACTCCCACGTTACAGATTATTCATTCCCTctgaatataaaaattaacaaaaatattatttataattttatatactaaaatattatgtatttatatataatatatattttatattttaatatatattttatattaataaataataactgattttagtatatatttgtggatttattatttaatgaTTAAGATGTTAATATTAAATGCTTATGTTTGAATAAATTATCATGTTAATTAATAAGCTAATAGAAATTTATATAACTAGTTAATTTAAATTGATCGAGCGGTTAATTCACTAGTTTATTTAAGTAATTGTCAAGATTCGAATTATATTTTATGCTTAGAAATAcacttttaaatagaattttgatCCGCAataaattagatattaatttgttagaaaaatatcctaaaaaataaaaaactaaatacaTAATCAATTAAAAGAAGAATTCCGCTAGATAACTAACACCCAATTAGCCAACCATGACTTATCATTAATTATTAAccctaatttttcaaaaacaactgCAAAGAGACTAGTAAAATTTGTGACTTATAGTtactaattaattatcattaatatttttaatagtataaaattatttattttttttactaattaaatcttaatcaaattttaataaaaacattAATTTACTAGTATTTTCAATAGGATCaaaattattcattaaattattTACCCCACACCTGCATTCTAAAATGCCTATAAAACAGTATAGAATTGAATCACTATTTAAACCACcatttttctataaattttttttttattatcattaaaatacaataaataaatagtcatttaaaaaaattattaaacataaatataaaatattcaaaatattctatcatatttttttattaatatatataaatccaATCAGCAGGGTTGGTAGCTAGGAATAAGACTTTCTCTTTTTCAAATTGTCATTAAAAAactatacattattattattaattatattatattatattaaccaATAAGCATTAGATAGAAGAATATTGTGCGCATGTACTATTCGTGTGTTTAGCGGCATGTTAGCTTGTATCTCTCATCCTCTGTTCTGTTTCTTCCGTTAGTGTTCCGAACACCAAACATGTGACTCTGACGGTTTCATTTTCAGACATCGGTTTTAAGGATTTTAGCACAATAATCACAGCAAGTTTCGTGTGGTGCTTCTACAGTCTCACTTGAATGAAAACTGAAAagccaacaacaacaaccaccaaaaaagaaaacaaaaagtaaccATAATAAAAAAGGTGAACTCTTTTCTCGTCTTCAATTTCCTCAAAAGCCTTGTGTGAGTTGAAGAGTGAAGGTTCATTTCAACTTTTTGCCATGGCTTCTACTTCTATAATGAGTTTTGGGGTGTCACCCTTTTCTGCAATGAGGCCTCGTTTTCGAGTTCAAGCTCAGAACTTGGACGGTCCAGTAATCCCCACCAACACAGTATTGCCATCTGAATCAGATTCAGCAGTGACTGCAATAAATGgagtttcttcttcttcctcacttGTTCTTGATACAAAGCATGAAAAAAATGATTCCTTTATTGTTGAGAAGAACAAGGAAAATGGGAAGTTGATAATTGAAGAGAAGAGGAAGGGCAATGATGCAGATGATGCTATGGTTTTGGAACCCCTTTGGGATGATGGGTATGGTACTCAAACAGTGGAAGATTACTTTGCAGCAGCAAAAGAGATTATCAATGGTGATGGTGGCCCACCAAGGTGGTTTTGCCCAGTTGAGTGTGGTTCTCCTTTGAAAAACTCTCCCACTCTTCTCTTTCTACCCGGTATAACAATTTCTACTATTCACTCCTGTATATTTCAATTTGTCTAGACTACTCTAGGGTTGGCACTTTTTTATTCCTCAAAATTCTTCATGATTTTCTTTGGTGTTAGTTGGATTCAATTTCCAATTATGTTGGCTACTTGTTTGTAATGCTGCATATTGAATGCCAACTCCAACACTGAGTTgatctagtcccttccttgcaATGTGAAGCTTAAGCCATAAGGAAGGTAATGAGAGGGGAAATAATGAACCCGAGCCGGGTTAGTTGGTTGATGAAACATGTATGCAGTGTTAAAGTTCTTGAGTTTTATTTTTGCAGGGTTGGATGGTACAGGATTTGGCCTCACTTTGCACCACAAAGCTCTTGGGAAGTATGTTGTGCTATATGcatattttaataactaatataaaCAAGTACTCTAGGAATGGCATTTTAGAACATGTTATAGTCTCATTTTAGAACATGTCATAATCTGCGAGATTTGAGTTAGCACTTTTcttgtaattttattttgtgttctACTTTCTCACCCATTTTGTTTCTGGAtttcagggcttttgaagttccttgcTTGCACATTCCTGTTCTTGATAGAACACCGTTTGAAGGTAGTTTCGTATACTATTGTGTTGTAGTTTATGCTTTTAACTGATACCAACTCCTGGTTGATAATTGTTTCTAGAAAGTTCAGAGATATTTTGTTCACGCCTTCAAATTATCTATGGGATTTGGATTTCTATTTCTTGTTAGGTTGGTATTTCGTCCTTAACTTTGTTTTTTCTTCcgtattttaattttatgaagGACTGGTGAAACTTGTTGAAGAAGCTATTAAGGTTGAGTATGCTTTGGCTCCGAATAAACCGATATATCTGGTAGGTGATTCCTTTGGCGGATGCCTAGCACTCGCTGTTGCTGCACGCAATCCAACAATCGACCTGGTTCTGATATTAGTCAATCCAGGTACACTGATTAGTGCTGTATTCGAAATTGTCATTATTCGTGATAATAAAATCTGACAGTACATTTTTTCAACCCAGCTACATCCTTTGGCAGATCCCAGTTGCAACCTTTGTTTCCTATCTTGGAAGCTTTGCCCAATGAACTGCATGTTACCGTTCCCTTTCTTCTTAGTTTCGTTATGGGTAAGTAATCTGTTTTCTCATGACACTACTTTTACATTACATTTTGTTCATGGAACTAGTGAGTTTATTTTCAAATGTATTGAATGGTTCTTGTGCTATCGAAAATTTTTCATTGTTGATACAATGCTATGTAATTTCATGAGATCAGGCGAGCCAATGAAGATGGCATCAGTCAGTATCGAAAACAGTCTTCCACCTGCAAAGAAACTAGAACAATTATCATCCAATCTAACTGCATTGATGCCATGTCTTCCTGTAAGAAAACTTCAATATTCTGTTCTTGTCACCCTTCTGTTTAGGATTTTATATTGTTTCTAATTGCATTAGTTGACTAGAATGACAAACTTGTAGCATGGATTTCAACTCCTAAATTTCCAATTACAAACTTGTGAAAGGTTTTTTACCTAGTAGTATGTTCTGTCTTTTTCCTCTATCCTTCTCCCTTAATCTCTATATCTCGAATTTTTATCACGTATGCGGTGCTGAATTATATTGAGTTGCCTATCAATATTATAATTCGTCCTATATTTTTTTCAGGAGTTGGCTAATATTATGCCAAAGGAAACTCTTATTTGGAAGCTTAAGCTTATTAAAACAGCAGCTGCCTATGCCAACTCACGTCTCCATGCGGTTAAAGCTGAAGTACTCGTGCTTGCTAGGTTCTTACTCTCTGGATTTTATGTCTCCTATGATTTATGGGGTGTCTATATGTGTTTGTTTTTTCTGTGATCTCTTCTTCAAAATGCATGGTTTTTGGGTTGTAGCAGTAACTGAATCAATAATATTCTGTTTTAGAACTTAGGAATTTATACATTCTTTTCTGTGAGGTGTGTGATCATCAGTTCATGTAACATGTATAATGTGCTTTCAAATTTGTGTAAATTGGTTGCTAAAAAGTtagattgataaatttttttattctagtgGCAAGGATAACATGCTTCCCAGTAAAGATGAAGCTCAAAGACTAGCACGTTCGATACAAAATTGCAGAGTCCGTAATTTTAAGGACAGCGGACACACCCTTCTATTGGTATGTGAATGAACAGATATTCCTGCAACTATCATCATAAATTTCAAAGGCTATTGTAGAAACTTCCCTATGGCTTCTGGTTAAAATGTTCTATTATGCTTTGCATTTTAGGATTAACTCATTAGCTGTTATAACAAacttttgttcttttatatttattactgCTTATGTAGTTCTCTTGTGGTAGAAGCTCTATAAGAGTAAGAGTCTTCTTTCTAATTCTCAATGAAGTGACCATTCAACTTATAATAATTGAAAAAAGCTGAAGACTGATCTTTCTAGTAAATTGCTCTCTTTAGAAGCTAAAAcctgaatttattttttattttggttatttacAAAATGTATGCGAAAGGGAGCATTGGAGCAAGGTTGAGTTTGTCTCCGTGTGACCTCAAAATCACGTGTTCAAGCCGTTGAATCAGCCCTGTGTTAACGCAGGATGCTTGTGCATCGCACTTGTAGTTAATCAATTGTTCATTGTTCATGGTGATACAGGAAGATGGCATTGGTCTATTGACAATCATCAGGGGAACTTGCATGTACCGCCTTTCAAGAAGACATGATTTGGTCAGGGATTACATTCCCATCAGTATGACTGAATTCAAAACTGCAATGGATATAGTTGGGTAATTTTCTTTTAGTAATTAATCAAGTATTATGCTCACCATGTATTGTTCCTAGAAATGTATTAGTAGTTAAAGTATAATTGTTTGTGCTTTACTTTCATATTCTTCTTTAAGAATTTAAGTTGTACCTGTGTTCCCAAGTAAAtgagaacaacaacaaaataaatgTTGTTGCAGATTGTTGCGTTTTCTTACCGGTTCTGTCGTGTTCTCAACATTGGAGGATGGAAAGATTGTGCAAGGTCTTGATGGTGTTCCGGTCGAGGGTCCTGTCATATATGTTGGTTATCATATGTTGCTTGGAGTAGATCttccctcacttgtggaagaatTTATAACTCAGAAGGGTATCGTGCTTCGAGGAATATCCCATCCTGAGCTTTttgaaggaagaagggagaatgTTTCTTCTGAGTTTGGTGTatttgattggatgaagatattTGGTTCAGTGCCTGTTTCAGGAAGCTATCTTTTCAAATTACTTAAGAACAATTCACATATTCTTCTATATCCTGGTGGTCAACGCGAGGCTCTGCATTATAAGGTCCATCAAGTTTCCAAAATCGTACTCTAAAAGAATCCATGAAGTTGATGTGCATACAGTAGTTAAATATTTTTGTACTTTTGTGACATCAAAACATGCTTGTCAAAGTTTGAGGGCAGCTCTGATATTGTTCCCATTTGTTGTTTAGGGGGAAGAGTACAAGGTAATTTGGCCGGATCATCCAGAGTTTGTGCGTATGGCGGTGCGATTTGGCGCTACAATCGTGCCATTTGGTACTGTGGGCGAAGATGATATAGCTGATGtaggtttcttctttttctataatGATTTCTTTACTCccttttttttagtattattttttgaTTAATGTTGCTATGCTCAATACTACTTAAGCCTTGGAGGGATTTTTGGCTTTCATAATCACTGAAACAACAATTATAAACACTTTAAGAATGTGATCAACACAAAATTACTGTAATTTGAGAATCAGCCTAGTTAGCCAGTGCAATTTGAGGAGAACTTCACTATCTTCAGCTCTTTTTTAACTATTTGTTTTTCATAAGAAAATATCTGCTA contains:
- the LOC112695471 gene encoding phytyl ester synthase 1, chloroplastic yields the protein MASTSIMSFGVSPFSAMRPRFRVQAQNLDGPVIPTNTVLPSESDSAVTAINGVSSSSSLVLDTKHEKNDSFIVEKNKENGKLIIEEKRKGNDADDAMVLEPLWDDGYGTQTVEDYFAAAKEIINGDGGPPRWFCPVECGSPLKNSPTLLFLPGLDGTGFGLTLHHKALGKAFEVPCLHIPVLDRTPFEGLVKLVEEAIKVEYALAPNKPIYLVGDSFGGCLALAVAARNPTIDLVLILVNPATSFGRSQLQPLFPILEALPNELHVTVPFLLSFVMGEPMKMASVSIENSLPPAKKLEQLSSNLTALMPCLPELANIMPKETLIWKLKLIKTAAAYANSRLHAVKAEVLVLASGKDNMLPSKDEAQRLARSIQNCRVRNFKDSGHTLLLEDGIGLLTIIRGTCMYRLSRRHDLVRDYIPISMTEFKTAMDIVGLLRFLTGSVVFSTLEDGKIVQGLDGVPVEGPVIYVGYHMLLGVDLPSLVEEFITQKGIVLRGISHPELFEGRRENVSSEFGVFDWMKIFGSVPVSGSYLFKLLKNNSHILLYPGGQREALHYKGEEYKVIWPDHPEFVRMAVRFGATIVPFGTVGEDDIADIVLDFNDLAKIPYFIEYVRELQRGSVKFRDEISGEVASRDIAPPLILPKLPGRFYYLFGKPISTKGMENMLKDREAANKLYLKIKSEVENNMGYLLKKRQEDPYRNFIDRRLYQTLYPRSESDQTPTFKI